In the Nitrospirota bacterium genome, CGGTTCAGCGACGTTTCCGCCCAGATGCGGCCTCGGCAGCCCGAATCCGTTGAGCCCGTACTTTCGCCCGCTTGAGCGCAGTCAGCTTCCCGCTGGTCCGATCCTGCTCATGCTGAAGCTTGTCGAACTGAGACTGGAGGTGGAGCTTCTCTCGCTTGTGTAGCGTGGCGCATTCTTCTTGAGAAAGATGGATCCAATCGCCACAGGTCTTGGCCCGCTTAATCCGTTGTTCCAACGACTCACGCAACTGCTTGGAACGCATGCTCAAGAGCGATTTCAACGCCTCCTTACGCCGCTGGACTTCTTCTTCCTCTGCGATAATTCCGCGAATATCTGTTCCTAACATGACACGCCTCCTCGCTGAATCTGGAATAAACTTGGAGACGCATTATACCTGATTTCACCACGCATCTTCCACTGGAAGAAAATGCTCATAAGTCTTTGTTATTGAGGGGGTATCAAGCCACAAGTTCTAAGAGCGAGGTTGCAGAGAGAGATGCAATTCAGTATCATCGCACCATGGCACTCGGACAACAAATTCAAGCTTGGCGGGTCTCAAGAGGCCTCTCAGTAGAGGCTTTGGCAGCGGCATCCCATATCCAGACTTACCAATTAGAGGAAATTGAAGCAGAGCAAATTGATCCTTCCGCTTCAACCCTCGAAGCACTCGCGGCTGCCCTGAAAATTCCTCCGGCTTGGCTCTTTAGCCATCCGACTTCCTTTCGCACCTTGTTTGAGGATCCGGAAGAGCACGAGAATCCCATCCCCACAGGCCCCGATCCTGTCACAGAACGAATACTCGCGGGATCGCGCATGGATCGTTCGCTCTACGTCCTGCTGACGGCGATCATGCAAAGCGGCGAACCGAAATTGCTCCGTGCGGCGGAAGTGAATTTACGAAGCCTCGTCAAGCAAGCCAAACAGGCGACGATCCCCTGGCAGAACCGACCGTCTGGCCACTTCGAACCGCCGAGCGATTAGTTATTCGTGCGCGACGCGCGGGAAATGCAGGACGAGCGAGACAGGTTGACGACTGAAGTGTTGAGAAATTTGAACTCCTACCTTTAGTCTTCGGACTTCGGCCTTCGAGTCGCGCATGTCCCGCTTGTCTCGCTCAGAGTACTTGCAGGATGAAACACTTCAAGTAACGCGTCTCCGGCATCGTAGCGAAAATGGGATGGTCGCTCGCCTGCCCACGCTGTTCAAGCAGACGGACCTGCCTCTTCGCGTCTCGTGCAGCCAGACGAATGCCCGTCCACAATTCCTGTTCAGTGACATGGTGTGAGCAGGAACTCGTGACCAGAAATCCTTCCGGCTTCGTGAGCCGCATCCCAAGCAAATTGACATCTTTGTATCCTGCCAAGGCACGAGGCACGGCCTGTTTACTGCGAGCAAAGGCCGGTGGATCGAGCAACACGAGGTCGTACCGGCGCCCAGCCCGTTCGAGCTGTCGCATCTCCACAAACGCATCCGCCGGTCGATAGACACAACGAGTATCCACCTTGTTCAAGACCGCATGGTTGCGCGCAAGTGCCAGAGCCTCCTCGCTGACATCCAATCCTTCGACCGACTTCGCTCCTGCGAGCGCGGCATGAATGCCAAAGGCTCCTGTATGGGCAAATACCTCCAGCACCTCTGCACCCGACGCGAATTGCGCTGCCACCAATCGGTTTTCCCGTTGATCGCAGAACCAACCGGTTTTCTGCCCTCGTTCGATGTCGACAAGAAATCGAGCCGGCCCCTCGTGGATATCGACGATCGTGGCGCCACCCCCTCGAAGGAAACCTCGCTCCACCGACAATCCCTCCAACGTACGGCTCTTGGCATCGTTACGCAGATACACCCGAGTTGCTCCGGACTCCTGGCACAAGAGGTCGGCGAGTAGATCTTTCCGACTGTCCATACCAGAGGACAAGGTCTGCATGACTAAGACATCGTCATAGCGATCGACAATCAAGCCAGGCAACCGATCCGCCTCTCCATAGATGAGGCGATAGGCATTGGTGCCGGTGACGATCTTCTGCCGCAACCTGACCGCCTGTGCAATCCGCGCCTTCCAAAACTGTTCGGTGATGGGTTCGTCTTCGAATGTCAGGATCCGCACGCGGATCTTGGACTCTGGGTTGTAAAGGCCTCTGGCATAGAATCGTCCATTCGGCGAGATGACATCGACCACATCGCCTGAAACCAGCTCACCGCTGACCCCCTCGACATAACCGGCATAGATCCAAAGATGCCCAGGCTCCTCGACCGCACGTGTGCGAGAGAGCCGAACCTGCCCGCGTGGATTATCATCATGTGTAGTCATACTGTACTTATCCAATGGCGCGAACCGCACGTCAAGTCCTTCCTCACGTATCTGCTTGCTTGACGGCTGCCGCGCGCTGTGGTTTGCTGCAGATGTGTGTAACACAGAGCCTATTTCCCCCTCCCTAAACCGGGAAGCCCCACGATGACACGAATACCGACCATCGGTTCCGCCGTGATTGATCGGCTTCATCAACTGGGAGTCCGTCATATCTTTGGAATCCCCGGTGATTATGTCCTGAGCCTCTACCAATTGATCGAAGCCTCACCGATCCGCCACGTCGGCACAACCCGCGAAGATAGCGCAGGCTTTGCAGCCGACGCCTATGCCCGTATCAATGGCATCGGAGCCGTCTGCGTCACCTATTGTGTCGGAGGGCTGAATTGCGTGAATGCGATCGCCTGCGCCTATGCTGAACGGTCGCCGGTCGTGTTACTCACCGGATCGCCCGGACTTTCAGAGCGAGTTCGCACACCCTACATGCACCACATGGTACGGGATTTCTCGACGCAACGGGAGGTGTTCGAGAAAATCACGGTGGCTGCGGTCTCATTGGATGATCCCGCAACCGCCGAACGAGAGATGGATCGAGCCTTTGCCGCCCTGTTGCGCTATCGCCGCCCCATCTATATCGAAATCCCTCGAGACCTCGTCCATACGCCTCTTGCACATCCCTTGCGGCCCCTCTGCCTCGACGACGAACCAAGCGATGCCGCCGCACTGGACGAAGCCCTCGCCGAAGTCCGTGCCATGTTGGCCTCGGCCAAGCGCCCTGCGATCTTGGCCGGCGCGGAAATCGGACGATTCGGCCTGCAAGACGAACTGACGCGTCTGGTTGAGCGGCTCAATGTCCCCATCGCCTCGACCCTGTTGGGAAAATCTGTCATTCGTGAAGACCACCCGCTCTACGTCGGTGTGTATGGCGGCCTGATCGCGCGTGACGAAGTCCAACAATACATCAATGAATCCGACTGCCTCCTGATCCTGGGATCGATCTTATCCGACGTTGAGGATCTCAATGCCGATTCGCCCTTGCTGACAGAAGGCCGCACGATTCATGCGACCGCCGACCGGGTGGCCATCAAACACCATCGCTACGATGCGATCCGGTTTCAAGACTTCGTGCGAGCCCTGGTCACCAATCCCCTTCCTTCGTTTTCTTCACGCCCCCTGCCCGCACCCCCAGCCGTGCCACAAGGCATCCTTGCACCGAACGCTCCTGTAACCTTGAACGGCCTCTTTCGCCACCTCGATAGTCTGCTGGATGAAAAGACCCTCGTGATCGCTGACGTCGGGGAATCGCTCTTTGCTGCAGCCGATCTCCATGTCCATCGACGATTTGAGTTTCTCTCTCCCGCCTATTACACCTCAATGGGATTTGCCGTTCCGGCAGCCGTCGGCGCGTCGTTTGCCGATCCCACGCTCCGACCGATCGTGCTAGTGGGAGACGGCGCATTTCAAATGACCGGAACAGAGCTCTCGACCGCCGTACGATATGGTCAAACGCCGATCGTTATTATTCTGAACAATCGAGGCTACTCCACTGAACGGGAAATTCTCGAAGGCCCCTTTAACGATGTCCACGAATGGCACTACGATCGAATCTGCGACATGGTCGGAGGCGGAGTCGGCACGAGGATCACAACCCAAGGGGAATTTGAGCGAGAGCTCACCGCCGCCTTAGCAGATTCCCGCCAACTGCACGTCCTGAATGTGCTGCTCAATCCAGCCGATCGCTCAGCAGGCATGATCAGACTGGCCCATCGCCTTGCCAAACGACTTTCCACCGATCGCCCATAGCGGGTGACATCCAGACATTCTCCACCTTGGAGGTGAAGGGTTTTTCCACCATCCTCTTCACTCCCTCGCTCCTTCGTAACATGAACTGCCAGCACTTAGGGCTTTCCCTAGTGGCACGCCCCCTGCACAAGTGTTCTAATACCACGAGCAACGCTGCGGTGAATGCAGTGCGCGGCTTCAACAACCTCTCCTGATTTCTCTGCCTAATCTTTGCCAAGCCCGTGGCAGGCGACTCACTCATTGGAGGACTACATGTCTGACTTCTACCAAAACGGTGTCGTCACGGTGCTGCACCGCCTCGGACAACCGAACGTCGATCAACTCGAACGGGAGTTAGCGCGGTATGGGCGCGTCAACCCCATCGCCTTAGTTCTCCCATCCCTCTATGCAGAATTGGGGCGCCCCGCATTGAAAGCCATTGTGGAGACCCTCAAAACGGTGTCGTATCTGAACGAAATCGTCATCTCGTTAGATCGCGCCTCAGCCTTGGAGTTTCGCCTGGCCAAACAATTCTTTTCCGAACTCCCTCAACGGGTACGTCTCATCTGGAATGACGGCGAGCGCATCCAAGCCATCCTCAAGCTCTTAGTCGATCACAACCTCGATATCGGCCTGCAGGGCAAAGGTCGAGGCTGCTGGACAGCCTTCGGCTACATATTGGCCCGAAACCAAAGTCAGGTCATCGCCCTGCACGACTGCGATATCACCAGCTACAACCGGGAATATCTCGCGCGCCTCTGCTACCCCATCGCCAATCCGAACCTCGGCTATGAATTCTGCAAAGGCTACTACAGCCGCGTCACCGATCGGCTGCATGGGCGAGTCACACGCTTATTCTTCACCCCCATGATCAGAAGCCTGCAACAGCTCGTAGGGCCCCACGCCCTCCTCACCTTTCTCGACAGCTTTCGCTACCCGCTGGCCGGTGAGTTCGCCATGGTGCGGGACCTGGCCTGGACGAATAGAATTCCAGGAGACTGGGGTCTCGAAATCGGTGTTCTTTCAGAGGTCTATCGGAACTGTGCTTTGCGCCGCATTTGCCAAGCTGATATTGCGGATGCCTATGACCATAAACACCAAGAGCTCTCGAATCACGACCCCGATGCCGGCCTCCTCAAGATGTGCGTCGATATCACGAAATCGCTCTTTAGAAACCTCGCGAGCGAAGGCGTGATCTTATCCGACGGGGTTCTCAAAACCTTGCGGGCAACCTATTTGCAAGCGGCCCAGGAAGCGATTAGTCGCTACGAAAACGATGCGGCTATCAACAGCCTCACGTTCGACCGGCACCAGGAGCGGACGGCCGTCGAGGTGTTCTTGAAAGGCATAAAGCTGGCCACGGAGGGTTTTCTCGACGATCCGCTGGGCGTTCCCATGATTTCAAACTGGAGCCGCGTGACCCATGCTGTACCAGACATTTTCGATCGCCTGGTCGAGGCCGTCGAAGCGGATCATGCCTGGGATCCCACATCTGAACCGGTAGCCACGCCGTCATGAACACCGAACTCACACCACTTACGGCACCGACGGAAGCTCGCATTCACGATATTGGCTCGGCAGAGATTCTCGTCGGGATTCCGAGCTACAACAACGCGGACACGGTCGGCCACGTCGTGCGGGCCGTGAGCGTGGGGCTCGCCAAACACTTCCCTGGCCGCCGGGCCGTCCTGGTCAATTCAGACGGGGGCTCTTCGGATGACACGACAGCCATCGTCACCCGCACCGCCGTCGACTTCCAACATCTGTTCATCGGCGAGCAGCAAAGCATCCTGCATCGGATCATTACTCCCTACCATGGCATTCCCGGAAAAGGCAGTGCCTTCCGAACGATCTTCGAGATTGCACGGCGATTGAAGGCCAGGGCCTGCGCGGTGGTCGACGCAGATCTCCGCAGCATTTCACCGGAATGGATCGAACTGTTACTCCGCCCGATCATGGAAGAGGGATACGACTATGTCGCCCCCTACTATCTGCGCCACAAATATGACGGCACGATTACAAATAGTATCGCCTACCCGCTCACCAGAGCTCTCTACGGGCAACGAATCCGCCAGCCTATCGGCGGGGAGTTCGGCTTTTCCGGTGCACTCGCGGCCCATTACCTCGACCAACATGTCTGGGAATCGGAGGTGGCGCGGTTCGGCATCGATATCTGGATGACGACTGAGGCCATTGCCAGCGGTGCACGGGTCTGCCAAAGCTTCCTCGGCGCAAAAATCCATAATCCGAAGGATCCTGCTGCCGACCTGTCTGCCATGTTAATGCAAGTAGTGGGAGCACTCTTTGCCGCAATGGAACGGCATGAAGGCCTGTGGTCACAGCAGGAGGGATCGCAGCCGGTTCCACTCTTTGGGTTCCCCTACGAGGTCGGAGTCGAACCGGTCCATGTCAATGTAGAGCGGATGGTGTCGCACTATCGACAGGGCCTCACCGATCTTGAACCCATCTGGCGGCAAATCCTGGCAAACGACACATTCACGCAGTTGCGCGACCTCCAGGGAGCATCCAGCACCGACTGTCGAATCACCGATGAGTTGTGGGTCCAGGTCGTCTACGATGCGGCCATCGCCTATCACAAGCAAGTCATGCCGCGCGAGCACCTCCTAAAAGCCCTCACCCCCCTGTACTTAGGTCGAACCGCTTCGTTCGTCCATGCCACCCAAGGCCTGACGTCTACGGAGGCAGAACAGAAGATCGAAGCCTTGTGCCAGACGTTCGAACGTATGAAACCCTATCTGGTTGAGCGTTGGCAACCGCTGGCACTACAACCCGCAGTGCCGGCGCTGTTGCACCACACGACGACCGACGCAGGAGGTGATCATGAATGACTTCATTAACCAGGCGCTTCTAGGGCCGCTGGAACTGCTCGGACGCCAGATGCTGACCGTGCTCCCCAATGTGCTCGCCATGGGCATTATCCTGCTCGGTGGCTTCTTCACCGCATGGGCGTTCGGTTCCTTCGCTGAACGACTGTTTCGCGTGATCGGATTCGACCATCTCTGTGATCGGTTGGGGATGAATGCGGCGCTTCTACGGGGAGGAGTCAAAACCGATCCTTCTCGCCTCGTCGGCCGCAGCATCTATTGGATGGTGCTCCTGCTGGCTGCGATTGGGGCGTTGGGAGCCTTGAACCTGACTCCGATCAACCAGTTCGCCCAGTCACTGCTGGCTTATGTGCCTCATCTGGTAACGGCAGCGGTGATTCTTCTGGCCGGGTACTTTCTCTCGAACTTTGCCTCTCAGGCTGTTCTCATCGCCGCCGTCAATGCCGGACTGCCTCCCGCGAGACTCATCGCAGCCTGTTCCCGCTGGGGGCTCCAAATCCTCGCAGGCGCCATGGCACTGGAACAACTTGGCATTGCTGAGCATATCGTGGTCGTAGGATTCGGCATTACCTGGGGAGGAATCGTACTGGCCGGCGCGATCGCATTTGGACTCGGCTCCGCCGATCTCGCGAAAGGGTTCTTAGAACGACGGCTGGTGGCCCGATCAAAATCCAGCACAGGCGATGATCTCCATCACTTATAACAGCACAAGATCATGCCCAATTTGATCGTCTTTACAGACTTGGATGGTTCGCTCCTCGATGGCACAACCTACTCCTACGAGACGGCCATACCAGCCCTCAGGGCGCTCCGTGAGCACGACATCCCACTTGTACTGGTGTCGAGTAAAACGCGCGCGGAAATGGAGCCGCTTCGCCAACGGCTCGGCCATCATGATCCCTTCATTGTCGAAAACGGCGGCGCTGTGTTTGTGCCACATGGCCTCTTCGATTTTCCCTTGGAACGGATGCGAACCAGATCTCCATACCAAGTCATCGAGTTGGGCCTTCCGTATCACATGCTGCGGGATGTCCTGAAGCAAATCGAAGATGCGATTGAAACGCCGCTACAAGGCTTTGGCGACCTGTCGATAGAAGCCATTATGCAGGCGACCGGGCTCCCCTATGCCGACGCCGTCCTCGCCAAACAGCGGGAATACGACGAGCCCTACCTCCTACAAGGCCCGCAGACCCTCATCGAAGAAGTCTGCCGGCAAATTGTGACCAGGGGACTTCGATGGACAAAGGGGGGGCGGCTCTTTCATCTGATGGGAGAGAACGATAAGGGAGCGGCTGCGTCCGTGCTCCTTCGCTGCTACCAGCGCCAACAACGATTGAACGGAGAGACGGACCGGATTGAAACGATCGGGATCGGGGACAGCATCAACGATGCTCCCCTGCTCGCCATGGTGGATTACCCGATTCTTGTCCAAAAACCAGACGGATCCTATGACCCTGACATACACCTGTCTAGGATGATCCGCGCGCCCGGCATCGGGCCGGTAGGATGGAATGAAGCGGTCCTCGATATCTTGGCTCA is a window encoding:
- a CDS encoding thiamine pyrophosphate-binding protein, with amino-acid sequence MTRIPTIGSAVIDRLHQLGVRHIFGIPGDYVLSLYQLIEASPIRHVGTTREDSAGFAADAYARINGIGAVCVTYCVGGLNCVNAIACAYAERSPVVLLTGSPGLSERVRTPYMHHMVRDFSTQREVFEKITVAAVSLDDPATAEREMDRAFAALLRYRRPIYIEIPRDLVHTPLAHPLRPLCLDDEPSDAAALDEALAEVRAMLASAKRPAILAGAEIGRFGLQDELTRLVERLNVPIASTLLGKSVIREDHPLYVGVYGGLIARDEVQQYINESDCLLILGSILSDVEDLNADSPLLTEGRTIHATADRVAIKHHRYDAIRFQDFVRALVTNPLPSFSSRPLPAPPAVPQGILAPNAPVTLNGLFRHLDSLLDEKTLVIADVGESLFAAADLHVHRRFEFLSPAYYTSMGFAVPAAVGASFADPTLRPIVLVGDGAFQMTGTELSTAVRYGQTPIVIILNNRGYSTEREILEGPFNDVHEWHYDRICDMVGGGVGTRITTQGEFERELTAALADSRQLHVLNVLLNPADRSAGMIRLAHRLAKRLSTDRP
- a CDS encoding helix-turn-helix transcriptional regulator, encoding MALGQQIQAWRVSRGLSVEALAAASHIQTYQLEEIEAEQIDPSASTLEALAAALKIPPAWLFSHPTSFRTLFEDPEEHENPIPTGPDPVTERILAGSRMDRSLYVLLTAIMQSGEPKLLRAAEVNLRSLVKQAKQATIPWQNRPSGHFEPPSD
- a CDS encoding glycosyl transferase; the protein is MSDFYQNGVVTVLHRLGQPNVDQLERELARYGRVNPIALVLPSLYAELGRPALKAIVETLKTVSYLNEIVISLDRASALEFRLAKQFFSELPQRVRLIWNDGERIQAILKLLVDHNLDIGLQGKGRGCWTAFGYILARNQSQVIALHDCDITSYNREYLARLCYPIANPNLGYEFCKGYYSRVTDRLHGRVTRLFFTPMIRSLQQLVGPHALLTFLDSFRYPLAGEFAMVRDLAWTNRIPGDWGLEIGVLSEVYRNCALRRICQADIADAYDHKHQELSNHDPDAGLLKMCVDITKSLFRNLASEGVILSDGVLKTLRATYLQAAQEAISRYENDAAINSLTFDRHQERTAVEVFLKGIKLATEGFLDDPLGVPMISNWSRVTHAVPDIFDRLVEAVEADHAWDPTSEPVATPS
- a CDS encoding class I SAM-dependent rRNA methyltransferase gives rise to the protein MTTHDDNPRGQVRLSRTRAVEEPGHLWIYAGYVEGVSGELVSGDVVDVISPNGRFYARGLYNPESKIRVRILTFEDEPITEQFWKARIAQAVRLRQKIVTGTNAYRLIYGEADRLPGLIVDRYDDVLVMQTLSSGMDSRKDLLADLLCQESGATRVYLRNDAKSRTLEGLSVERGFLRGGGATIVDIHEGPARFLVDIERGQKTGWFCDQRENRLVAAQFASGAEVLEVFAHTGAFGIHAALAGAKSVEGLDVSEEALALARNHAVLNKVDTRCVYRPADAFVEMRQLERAGRRYDLVLLDPPAFARSKQAVPRALAGYKDVNLLGMRLTKPEGFLVTSSCSHHVTEQELWTGIRLAARDAKRQVRLLEQRGQASDHPIFATMPETRYLKCFILQVL
- a CDS encoding glycosyltransferase, giving the protein MNTELTPLTAPTEARIHDIGSAEILVGIPSYNNADTVGHVVRAVSVGLAKHFPGRRAVLVNSDGGSSDDTTAIVTRTAVDFQHLFIGEQQSILHRIITPYHGIPGKGSAFRTIFEIARRLKARACAVVDADLRSISPEWIELLLRPIMEEGYDYVAPYYLRHKYDGTITNSIAYPLTRALYGQRIRQPIGGEFGFSGALAAHYLDQHVWESEVARFGIDIWMTTEAIASGARVCQSFLGAKIHNPKDPAADLSAMLMQVVGALFAAMERHEGLWSQQEGSQPVPLFGFPYEVGVEPVHVNVERMVSHYRQGLTDLEPIWRQILANDTFTQLRDLQGASSTDCRITDELWVQVVYDAAIAYHKQVMPREHLLKALTPLYLGRTASFVHATQGLTSTEAEQKIEALCQTFERMKPYLVERWQPLALQPAVPALLHHTTTDAGGDHE
- a CDS encoding HAD-IIB family hydrolase yields the protein MPNLIVFTDLDGSLLDGTTYSYETAIPALRALREHDIPLVLVSSKTRAEMEPLRQRLGHHDPFIVENGGAVFVPHGLFDFPLERMRTRSPYQVIELGLPYHMLRDVLKQIEDAIETPLQGFGDLSIEAIMQATGLPYADAVLAKQREYDEPYLLQGPQTLIEEVCRQIVTRGLRWTKGGRLFHLMGENDKGAAASVLLRCYQRQQRLNGETDRIETIGIGDSINDAPLLAMVDYPILVQKPDGSYDPDIHLSRMIRAPGIGPVGWNEAVLDILAQVT